The following are encoded together in the ANME-2 cluster archaeon genome:
- the hmgA gene encoding hydroxymethylglutaryl-CoA reductase (NADPH) — translation MRLDSDIQKEEIIGKVVSGQLKLHAIDKLVGPVEGVAVRREAITRMTGTDAKSLGSFSIDAAEVVGRNIENMIGAIQLPLGIAGPVTIRGEYATGNFYLPLATSEGALVASTNRGCTVISACGGATVRIFKDGMTRAPVFSARNVVHAREFVDWLAGHFETMKAKAAQTTRFGELMDATPFVVGTDVHLRLRFDTKDAMGMNMATIASEAVSNYITEQFGIGLVSLSGNMCTDKKPSAINTILGRGKTVVAEVVIPEDVVDAKLKTTGRSMAEVNYKKNLLGSARAGSMGYNAHAANIVAALYLACGQDAAHVVEGSSTITTMELTPDGDLHCCVTMPAVQVGTVGGGTGIATQRECLQILGVAGAGEPPGTNAKKLAEIIGVAVLAGEISLIGAQSAGHLARAHKQLGRK, via the coding sequence ATGAGACTGGACAGTGACATCCAAAAAGAAGAAATTATAGGAAAAGTAGTATCAGGCCAGCTCAAACTTCATGCCATTGACAAGCTGGTCGGTCCTGTGGAAGGAGTAGCAGTACGGAGGGAGGCCATTACCAGGATGACGGGTACCGATGCCAAAAGTCTGGGCAGCTTTTCCATTGACGCTGCTGAGGTTGTGGGGCGGAATATCGAAAATATGATAGGGGCGATCCAGCTACCCCTGGGTATTGCCGGTCCTGTTACCATCCGGGGTGAATACGCGACAGGTAATTTCTATCTCCCCCTGGCTACCTCCGAAGGTGCGCTGGTGGCAAGCACCAACCGGGGCTGCACGGTGATCTCGGCGTGCGGTGGTGCCACAGTAAGAATATTCAAGGACGGTATGACCCGTGCGCCTGTTTTTTCTGCCAGGAACGTTGTACATGCCAGGGAATTCGTGGACTGGTTAGCTGGCCACTTTGAGACCATGAAGGCAAAGGCCGCCCAAACCACCCGGTTCGGGGAATTAATGGATGCAACGCCGTTTGTGGTGGGAACCGATGTTCACCTCAGGCTCAGGTTCGATACCAAGGATGCCATGGGTATGAACATGGCAACCATTGCATCAGAAGCAGTTTCGAATTACATAACAGAACAGTTCGGTATTGGACTGGTATCCCTCTCCGGGAACATGTGCACTGACAAGAAACCATCGGCCATCAATACTATACTGGGCAGGGGTAAGACCGTTGTTGCCGAAGTGGTCATTCCTGAAGACGTGGTGGATGCTAAACTCAAGACCACGGGCCGGTCCATGGCAGAGGTCAATTACAAAAAGAATTTGCTGGGTTCTGCCCGCGCCGGAAGTATGGGGTACAATGCCCATGCTGCCAATATAGTGGCTGCCCTTTATCTGGCATGCGGGCAGGACGCGGCCCATGTAGTTGAAGGGAGTAGCACTATCACTACCATGGAACTGACACCTGACGGTGACCTGCATTGTTGCGTCACCATGCCTGCTGTACAGGTTGGGACCGTTGGCGGCGGCACCGGTATCGCTACCCAGCGCGAGTGCCTCCAGATCCTGGGTGTCGCCGGGGCCGGTGAGCCGCCCGGTACGAATGCTAAAAAACTTGCCGAAATAATCGGGGTGGCTGTACTGGCAGGTGAGATCTCACTCATAGGTGCCCAATCGGCCGGACACCTGGCAAGGGCACATAAACAACTGGGGCGAAAATAA